In the genome of Dickeya fangzhongdai, one region contains:
- a CDS encoding carbohydrate porin — MIKPGYLAAAVGLALCTSQALAAPSDSIEARLNALEQRLLQAEQRAKQAEARADAAEKQAKQLAARTAQVEQKTQQVEQTTQQVAQQTQQVAARATQNEQQTQQVALKTDSLASKRSIADGFEFHGYARSGLAIHDSVTSSKANIGPSMTPAGETGGHVGRLGNEDDTYLELKLEHRTKLDNGATTRFKVMMADGQRSYNDWTASTSDLNVREAFVELGSLPTFTGAFKDTTLWAGKRFDRDNFDIHWIDSDVVFLAGTGGGIYDVKPVDGWKTNFSLYGRSLGEITTLDNEIQNYIVTSNNFVGPFQFMLSGLRARNNDIKENTGRNNANNVTNTNAGDSGYHALAAWHGDSFYGLRDGTSKVALLYGHGLGGEVKSIGSDGNLTQNASTWRLATYGTTALNKTWSFAPAILAQSSKDRYVQGDDYRWVTFNARFIQEITENFALAYEGSYQYMNLDPQGYLSRNQVSGGFYKLTFAPTFKVGDISNLLSRPELRVFASYMDWDKRLDNYASDDAFGSTGFKAGGEWTFGVQMETWF; from the coding sequence ATGATAAAGCCAGGTTATCTTGCCGCCGCCGTGGGACTCGCACTCTGTACCTCTCAGGCGCTGGCAGCCCCTTCTGATAGCATTGAAGCGCGTCTGAACGCGCTGGAGCAGCGTCTGTTGCAGGCGGAGCAACGCGCGAAGCAAGCGGAAGCCCGCGCCGACGCCGCCGAAAAACAAGCTAAACAACTGGCGGCTCGCACTGCGCAGGTCGAGCAGAAAACCCAGCAGGTGGAACAAACCACCCAGCAAGTGGCGCAGCAAACCCAACAGGTCGCGGCGCGCGCCACGCAAAACGAACAGCAGACCCAGCAGGTAGCGCTGAAAACCGACTCGCTGGCCAGCAAGCGCAGTATCGCCGATGGCTTTGAGTTCCACGGTTATGCCCGTTCCGGCCTGGCTATCCACGATTCCGTCACCAGTTCGAAGGCGAACATCGGCCCCAGTATGACGCCGGCCGGTGAAACCGGCGGCCATGTCGGCCGTCTGGGCAACGAAGACGACACCTACCTGGAACTGAAGCTGGAACACCGCACCAAACTGGATAACGGCGCCACCACCCGTTTCAAAGTGATGATGGCGGACGGCCAGCGCAGCTATAACGACTGGACCGCCAGCACCAGCGACCTGAACGTGCGCGAAGCGTTTGTGGAGTTGGGCTCGCTGCCGACGTTCACCGGCGCCTTCAAGGACACCACGCTGTGGGCAGGTAAGCGTTTTGACCGCGACAACTTCGACATCCACTGGATCGACTCCGACGTGGTGTTCCTGGCAGGAACCGGCGGCGGTATCTACGACGTGAAACCGGTGGATGGCTGGAAAACCAACTTCTCCCTGTACGGCCGCAGCCTCGGCGAGATCACCACGCTGGACAATGAGATCCAGAACTACATCGTCACCAGCAATAACTTCGTCGGCCCGTTCCAGTTCATGCTGAGCGGCCTGCGCGCCCGCAACAACGACATAAAAGAAAATACCGGGCGCAACAACGCCAACAACGTCACCAACACCAATGCCGGCGACAGCGGTTATCACGCGCTGGCCGCCTGGCACGGCGACAGCTTCTACGGCCTGCGCGACGGGACGTCCAAAGTGGCGCTGCTGTACGGCCACGGCCTCGGCGGCGAAGTTAAATCCATCGGTTCCGACGGCAACCTGACCCAGAATGCCAGTACCTGGCGCCTGGCGACCTACGGCACTACCGCGCTGAATAAAACCTGGAGCTTCGCCCCGGCGATTCTGGCGCAAAGCAGCAAAGATCGTTACGTTCAGGGGGATGACTATCGCTGGGTGACATTTAATGCGCGCTTTATTCAGGAAATCACCGAAAACTTCGCACTGGCCTATGAAGGCAGCTATCAATATATGAATCTGGATCCTCAGGGATACTTATCGCGTAATCAGGTAAGCGGCGGGTTCTACAAGCTGACTTTCGCCCCGACGTTCAAAGTGGGCGATATCTCCAATTTATTAAGCCGTCCGGAACTGCGCGTCTTCGCCAGTTACATGGATTGGGACAAGCGGCTGGATAACTACGCCAGCGACGACGCCTTCGGCTCCACCGGCTTCAAAGCCGGCGGCGAATGGACCTTCGGCGTCCAGATGGAAACCTGGTTTTAA
- a CDS encoding type II toxin-antitoxin system HicB family antitoxin, which yields MSKPSTPNTIEIAGQLAVISYVPELGAFRGKFLGLTGYCDFVSDSIQGLKKEGEISLREYLDDCSAAGIEPYVRQERIKTFTLRYPESFGERLNQAAAEQGTSVNAFIIETLNERMKHA from the coding sequence ATGAGCAAACCATCCACGCCAAACACCATTGAGATAGCCGGACAACTGGCTGTTATCAGTTATGTGCCGGAACTTGGCGCATTTCGTGGCAAGTTTCTGGGTCTGACCGGCTATTGTGATTTTGTGTCGGACAGCATTCAGGGGCTGAAAAAAGAAGGTGAAATCTCACTGCGCGAGTATCTGGATGACTGCAGCGCAGCGGGCATTGAGCCATACGTCCGCCAGGAAAGGATTAAAACATTTACGTTACGCTACCCTGAGTCGTTCGGGGAACGTTTGAATCAAGCTGCTGCCGAGCAGGGAACCTCTGTCAACGCCTTCATCATCGAGACGCTAAACGAGAGAATGAAACACGCGTGA
- a CDS encoding aminoimidazole riboside kinase, with amino-acid sequence MSHKVWVMGDAVVDLIPEGEERYLKCPGGAPANVAVGVARLGGHSGFIGRVGEDAFGHFLRDVLAREQVDVRHMQPDAEHRTSTVVVSLDAQGERTFTFMVRPSADLFLQPSDLPAFQRSEWLHLCSIALSREPSRSTALEAITRIRAAQGWVSFDPNIRADLWHSEQELRTCLDQVLALADVVKLSEEEFRFLSGSEDIRQGSANLMARYPIKRLLITQGGDGVWLHDGHQLRHFLAHRVTPVDTTGAGDAFVAGMLAALAGYDSLYQIDDWHTVLTQAQRCGALATTAKGAMTALPFAHQLTASL; translated from the coding sequence ATGTCTCACAAAGTATGGGTAATGGGCGATGCGGTGGTCGACCTCATTCCGGAAGGCGAGGAGCGCTATCTGAAATGTCCGGGGGGCGCGCCCGCCAACGTCGCCGTGGGCGTCGCCCGATTGGGCGGACACAGCGGCTTTATTGGCCGCGTCGGCGAGGACGCGTTCGGTCACTTCCTGCGCGACGTACTGGCCCGCGAGCAGGTGGATGTCCGTCACATGCAACCGGATGCGGAACACCGCACCTCCACCGTGGTGGTGAGTCTGGATGCCCAGGGTGAGCGCACCTTCACGTTTATGGTGCGCCCCAGCGCCGATCTGTTCCTGCAACCGTCCGACCTGCCGGCGTTTCAGCGCAGCGAATGGCTGCACCTGTGCTCCATCGCCCTGTCGCGTGAACCGTCGCGCAGCACGGCGCTGGAAGCGATAACGCGGATTCGCGCCGCCCAAGGATGGGTCAGTTTTGACCCGAATATCCGCGCCGACCTGTGGCACAGCGAGCAGGAGTTGAGAACCTGTCTGGATCAAGTGCTGGCGCTGGCGGACGTAGTGAAACTGTCGGAAGAGGAATTCCGGTTTCTCAGCGGCAGCGAGGACATTCGTCAGGGCAGCGCCAACCTGATGGCCCGATACCCCATCAAGCGGTTGCTGATTACTCAGGGCGGCGACGGCGTCTGGCTGCATGACGGCCACCAGTTGCGCCATTTCCTGGCGCACCGCGTCACCCCGGTCGACACCACCGGCGCGGGCGACGCCTTTGTCGCCGGCATGCTCGCCGCACTGGCCGGCTACGATAGCCTGTACCAGATTGACGACTGGCATACCGTACTCACGCAGGCGCAGCGCTGCGGCGCGCTGGCGACCACCGCCAAAGGCGCGATGACGGCGCTGCCGTTCGCCCATCAACTCACCGCCTCGCTATAG